A genomic window from Anthocerotibacter panamensis C109 includes:
- a CDS encoding carotenoid oxygenase family protein translates to MVQTSQTCSSWAQAFRQPASEFGPTALALVSGALPGGLRGSLYRNGPGRLERGGTRMGHWFDGDGAVLAVHFTGHGAQAVYRYVQTAGYLAEEQAGKILYGNYGMTPPGWLWERWQRGTKNVANTSVFALPDRLLALWEAGKPHALDLMTLQTLGTDDLEGHLASFPHRPFSAHPKRDPETGEVYNFGVGYGGRNGTLHLYRCDRTGRVLTRQALPLEGFPLVHDFALCGAYLVFCVNPVYLDPLPVVATLQSASEALRWQPQRGTRILVIDRATLCLVGQREAEPWFQWHFGNGYVAEEGALVLTLSRYRDFSTNQFLREVVTGRTHTPARCTFTQIRLDPATAKIREVVELLERPSEFPTVHPHQVGRPNRYTYLALHGAGVDISRELPHTVARYDHQQGTFTEANLGSGCYPVEPLFVPDPEDPRLGWVLTVVYDAQQDNSEVWIFDHDRLDEQPVCRLRLPEIVPPGFHGTWRQA, encoded by the coding sequence ATGGTGCAGACGAGCCAAACTTGCTCCTCTTGGGCTCAGGCTTTTAGGCAGCCAGCTTCAGAATTTGGTCCCACGGCCTTAGCACTAGTGTCCGGTGCACTTCCTGGAGGACTGCGGGGTTCTTTGTACCGCAATGGTCCCGGACGCCTGGAGCGTGGGGGGACCCGGATGGGGCATTGGTTCGATGGCGATGGAGCGGTTCTGGCGGTGCACTTTACAGGTCACGGGGCACAGGCAGTCTATCGCTACGTGCAAACTGCAGGCTACTTAGCAGAAGAACAGGCGGGTAAGATCCTCTACGGCAACTATGGTATGACCCCGCCGGGATGGTTATGGGAGCGCTGGCAGCGGGGCACCAAAAACGTAGCCAATACTTCGGTCTTCGCCCTCCCCGACCGGCTTTTGGCCCTCTGGGAAGCAGGAAAACCCCACGCTCTGGACCTGATGACCCTCCAGACCTTGGGCACGGATGACCTGGAGGGTCACCTAGCTTCGTTTCCCCACCGACCGTTCTCCGCTCACCCCAAACGTGACCCCGAGACCGGGGAGGTCTACAATTTTGGAGTCGGGTACGGCGGGCGCAACGGCACGCTCCATCTCTACCGCTGTGACAGAACGGGCCGAGTCCTCACCCGTCAGGCTCTACCTCTGGAAGGATTTCCTTTAGTCCACGACTTTGCCCTGTGCGGGGCTTATTTGGTTTTTTGTGTCAACCCGGTCTATCTTGACCCCCTGCCGGTCGTAGCCACGCTCCAGAGTGCAAGTGAAGCCCTGCGCTGGCAACCACAGCGGGGTACACGGATTTTGGTCATCGACCGCGCCACGCTGTGCCTTGTGGGTCAGAGAGAGGCCGAACCCTGGTTTCAGTGGCATTTCGGCAACGGCTACGTCGCAGAGGAGGGCGCTCTTGTCCTGACGCTGAGCCGCTACCGCGACTTCAGCACCAACCAATTTTTGCGCGAGGTCGTGACAGGTAGGACGCATACCCCGGCGCGCTGCACCTTCACCCAAATCCGCCTCGACCCGGCTACCGCCAAAATCCGCGAGGTCGTGGAATTGCTAGAGCGCCCCAGTGAATTTCCGACGGTACATCCCCATCAAGTCGGACGACCCAACCGCTACACCTACCTTGCACTCCATGGAGCTGGGGTGGATATCAGCCGCGAATTACCGCACACGGTCGCCCGCTATGACCATCAGCAGGGTACTTTTACTGAGGCTAATCTCGGATCGGGATGCTATCCGGTGGAACCTCTTTTTGTCCCTGACCCCGAAGACCCCCGGCTCGGCTGGGTCTTGACCGTGGTTTACGATGCGCAACAGGACAACAGCGAGGTCTGGATCTTTGACCATGACCGGTTGGATGAGCAACCCGTGTGCCGTCTGAGGCTCCCCGAGATCGTGCCTCCCGGCTTCCATGGTACTTGGCGGCAGGCTTGA
- a CDS encoding sulfatase-like hydrolase/transferase, which yields MPNHLVYIIMDSCRFDSYQAATTPNLDRLGQAERRYSYASWTSPSHYALLMGMVPHTSPKGVFASEVYKQEFAKWIDRLAIPDLSFKTFVPHLSLPKVLQDQGYETIARVSMPVLNQLTSINRFFDDYKLMPSHNDFAGMVREIEFPDEDPRFYFLNLGETHYPYMLSGEDLPRISGVHGVFKNLDNDQSVDEKTFFEIEEMERLQAQQIRCVEYIDGLIGKLFSKCPPNTHLIVTADHGELFGEGGYFGHGPVMHEKCFEVPFLEGLLPA from the coding sequence ATGCCTAACCATCTCGTTTACATCATCATGGATAGTTGCCGCTTCGATAGCTATCAAGCGGCAACTACGCCTAATCTGGACCGTCTTGGTCAGGCTGAGCGGCGCTACAGCTATGCATCCTGGACCTCCCCTTCCCACTATGCCCTGTTAATGGGAATGGTCCCCCATACCAGTCCGAAGGGTGTTTTTGCCTCTGAGGTCTACAAGCAGGAGTTCGCCAAGTGGATTGACCGTTTGGCTATTCCTGATTTGTCTTTTAAGACCTTTGTGCCCCATCTCTCTTTACCCAAGGTGCTTCAGGACCAGGGTTATGAGACGATTGCCCGAGTGTCGATGCCGGTGCTCAACCAACTCACGAGCATCAACCGCTTCTTCGACGATTACAAATTGATGCCCAGTCACAACGATTTCGCCGGGATGGTCCGCGAAATTGAGTTTCCTGACGAAGATCCCCGTTTTTATTTCCTCAACCTCGGGGAGACGCACTATCCTTACATGCTCTCCGGCGAGGACCTCCCCAGGATCTCAGGGGTGCATGGGGTCTTCAAGAACCTGGACAATGACCAGTCTGTAGACGAGAAGACGTTCTTTGAGATCGAAGAGATGGAGCGGCTCCAAGCCCAGCAGATCCGCTGTGTAGAATATATCGATGGCCTGATCGGTAAACTCTTCAGCAAGTGCCCGCCCAATACCCATCTGATTGTCACGGCGGACCACGGTGAGCTGTTTGGAGAGGGGGGCTATTTCGGTCATGGCCCGGTGATGCATGAGAAGTGCTTTGAAGTCCCGTTCCTAGAGGGGCTGCTCCCGGCATAA
- a CDS encoding HlyD family secretion protein, with amino-acid sequence MYKPEQSYFRKDLVVTQTMNKKNQTKIYLVKDPASGQTFEFGEEEYFLCQSMDGTATPQQIAQAFERRFGFTLTRDDLNEFSRQIAGLGLLKRHDAEKVVAAVPEAVLPPPPTLQPSPEPAPPEAVTSPPPADLVSTNGNGQKPTRRNTRHEERTVQQIPPPPEDPGEKKSWLGNLGPIAIFLGIAVVLALPYPYRPGGQITLLPPRQQVIQAPVSGKVDKVFYKGADGRWIKKDTTLAVMETVDLENTVLTLKESVNNAQANLNKLLNTPLPEQVAVAQKNAEVASQQVEVVRQQMEGAKAQALLSAQEATRYEMLFKEGAYAEALYQEAKTKADVDRINVEALKNNLAAAQKSLEQAQASFTLLLAGPHPQDIVAARAQLRGQEQQLKFQKEEMQRANLVMPIDGRLVTSYLESKIGTYLNQGMTFAIAEDDRNILGEVQVPEYDAELIKPGAKVEVKLLAYSSTPITGQVVTVEPATTTASFGQVIKVVVKIPNTKRVLKQGMTGYAKMAGTTKPVLLAFTQPIVRFVLVEMWSWIP; translated from the coding sequence ATGTACAAGCCTGAGCAAAGCTACTTCCGCAAGGATCTGGTCGTAACCCAGACCATGAATAAGAAAAACCAGACCAAGATCTATCTGGTCAAAGACCCTGCCTCGGGCCAGACCTTTGAGTTTGGGGAGGAAGAATACTTCTTGTGTCAGTCTATGGACGGCACCGCTACACCCCAGCAGATAGCCCAAGCTTTTGAACGGCGGTTTGGTTTTACCCTGACCCGCGATGACCTCAACGAATTCTCCCGTCAGATTGCCGGTTTGGGATTACTCAAGCGACACGATGCAGAAAAGGTTGTTGCAGCGGTCCCCGAAGCAGTCCTCCCACCGCCACCTACCCTCCAGCCCTCCCCCGAACCGGCCCCGCCCGAAGCGGTGACAAGCCCTCCACCGGCGGATCTGGTATCCACCAACGGCAACGGTCAGAAGCCCACCCGACGCAATACCCGCCACGAAGAACGCACGGTCCAACAAATCCCTCCGCCTCCTGAAGACCCTGGTGAAAAAAAATCATGGCTGGGCAATTTAGGCCCAATTGCCATCTTCCTGGGTATCGCCGTAGTTCTCGCCCTGCCCTATCCCTACCGTCCTGGAGGACAGATAACCCTCCTGCCGCCGCGACAACAGGTCATCCAGGCCCCAGTCTCAGGCAAGGTGGACAAAGTTTTTTACAAGGGGGCTGATGGCCGTTGGATCAAGAAAGATACCACCCTTGCGGTAATGGAGACCGTAGATCTGGAGAACACCGTTCTCACCTTGAAGGAGAGTGTCAACAATGCTCAGGCGAATCTGAACAAACTCCTCAACACCCCGTTACCCGAACAGGTAGCCGTCGCCCAGAAGAATGCCGAGGTCGCAAGCCAACAAGTCGAAGTGGTCCGTCAGCAGATGGAGGGAGCCAAAGCCCAAGCGCTGCTGAGTGCCCAGGAAGCTACCCGCTACGAAATGCTCTTCAAAGAGGGAGCCTACGCCGAGGCGCTCTATCAAGAGGCCAAGACCAAAGCTGACGTAGACCGCATCAATGTCGAAGCGCTCAAGAATAACCTCGCCGCCGCCCAAAAATCCCTCGAACAGGCCCAGGCCAGCTTCACGCTTTTACTAGCCGGTCCCCACCCTCAGGACATTGTGGCAGCTCGTGCCCAACTGCGCGGCCAAGAGCAGCAGTTAAAGTTTCAAAAAGAGGAGATGCAGCGAGCCAATCTGGTTATGCCCATTGACGGACGGCTGGTTACGAGTTATCTGGAGTCCAAGATTGGCACCTACCTGAACCAGGGCATGACCTTTGCCATAGCCGAGGATGACCGCAATATCCTAGGCGAGGTACAAGTGCCTGAGTACGATGCCGAATTGATCAAGCCGGGAGCCAAGGTGGAGGTAAAACTCCTCGCCTATTCCAGTACTCCTATCACCGGGCAGGTGGTTACGGTCGAACCCGCGACCACCACAGCCAGCTTCGGTCAAGTCATTAAAGTTGTGGTAAAGATCCCCAATACGAAGCGGGTCCTCAAGCAAGGCATGACGGGCTACGCCAAGATGGCGGGCACGACCAAACCCGTCCTGCTCGCTTTTACACAACCTATTGTTCGCTTTGTGTTAGTGGAGATGTGGTCCTGGATCCCCTGA
- a CDS encoding tetratricopeptide repeat protein: MATSAKFTPKVKKLGKDEMGRIQMGAALAREGRLDEAQAEFEAVLLNNPGSFRAHTAMGTILLKKKNYDGALAHFEEAMRLDPMKPQATLKAAKLYAKQGNLTKAQEYFQSTLTLDPKSVSAYVGSGQVLLQQEEYEEAILQFKKALRLEPGLASAHQRLAQAYAKLGKTAEAAAELKTSMSSNESKNPNTYARLGRMYLDQKQYIEASEAFAAAIKMNPEVKANVRLGLIEALINADKFEEAEAELKALPQTSRVAPAQHKLMGDLYTRQGLFKEATEQYQAATLLTKEGEDIFGDVEDLEGLDADENWEELADTYRATASTAMSGRKRSKSDE; the protein is encoded by the coding sequence ATGGCCACTTCTGCAAAATTCACCCCAAAAGTCAAAAAACTGGGCAAAGATGAGATGGGCCGCATCCAGATGGGTGCTGCTTTGGCCCGCGAAGGACGCCTGGATGAGGCGCAAGCAGAATTTGAAGCCGTTCTGTTAAACAATCCTGGTTCTTTCCGGGCACATACCGCCATGGGTACGATTCTTCTCAAAAAGAAGAATTACGATGGGGCCTTGGCCCATTTTGAAGAGGCCATGCGCCTCGATCCGATGAAGCCCCAAGCGACCCTAAAGGCCGCAAAGCTCTACGCCAAGCAAGGCAATCTGACCAAAGCTCAGGAATATTTTCAGAGCACGCTCACGCTAGACCCCAAATCGGTCTCCGCGTATGTGGGTAGTGGTCAGGTACTGTTGCAGCAAGAGGAGTACGAAGAGGCCATCTTACAGTTCAAGAAAGCCCTGCGCCTAGAGCCTGGACTCGCCTCCGCCCATCAGCGTCTCGCGCAAGCTTATGCCAAGTTGGGCAAAACGGCTGAAGCCGCAGCGGAACTCAAGACTTCTATGTCCTCCAACGAATCCAAAAATCCCAACACCTATGCTCGTCTCGGGCGGATGTACCTGGACCAGAAGCAGTACATCGAGGCCAGCGAAGCGTTTGCTGCAGCTATCAAGATGAACCCTGAGGTCAAAGCTAATGTCCGTTTGGGTCTGATCGAAGCGCTCATCAACGCGGACAAGTTCGAAGAAGCCGAAGCGGAACTCAAAGCCCTGCCCCAGACCTCCCGCGTCGCACCAGCCCAGCACAAGCTGATGGGAGACCTCTACACGCGTCAGGGCCTCTTCAAGGAAGCTACAGAGCAGTATCAGGCTGCTACTCTGCTGACCAAAGAAGGGGAGGATATCTTTGGGGATGTCGAAGACCTCGAAGGTCTTGATGCCGATGAGAACTGGGAAGAGTTAGCAGACACCTACCGGGCTACGGCTAGCACGGCTATGAGTGGGCGCAAGCGCTCCAAGTCGGACGAATAA
- a CDS encoding multidrug efflux RND transporter permease subunit, with protein sequence MNPSALFIRRPITTTLVMLGIFLFGLIAYRLLPVNDLPNIDFPTIQVSANLPGASPDTMAATVATPLERQFATIPGLDSINSSSSLGSTQITLQFNLSREIDGAAQDVQSAIQAASSLLPPGLPTPPSYRKVNPADSPILYLALTSPTLPLSEVDEYAETDIAQRISMVNGVAQVQVFGAQKYAVRVMLDPYALATRGIGIDEVQSAIKTGNVNQPTGTLNGDYQSYTVNTDGQLTNAMAYRQLVVAYRNGTPIRLEQLGRVIDSVENDKTAGWFNNTRSIVLAIRRQPGVNTIEVVDSIKELLPTFQLQLPAPVKLEVQFDRSQSIRASVEDVQFTLVLTIGLVVMVIFLFLRNFTATLIPSLALPLSIVATFCVMYLLGFSLDNISLVALTLAVGFVVDDAIVVLENIVRHQELGEDRMSAAYNGSREIFFTILSMTISLVAVFIPVLFMGGILGRLFNEFAVTMSVAILVSGFISLTLTPMLCSRFLSAPDHEAQQRNVASERLFDGLLQGYQRSLQWVLGHRPLMLLTFTALLGATIGLFIIVPKGFIPTEDTGQITANTEAAQGISFGDMIRHQKEVAAIISRNPYVDAYNSSVGNAASNAGRLFIRLKPRSERPSADEIIQDLRKQVAGIPGIRVYFQNPPAIRIGGQQSKALYQYTLQSPDTDELYKVAPVLEAKLRTLPELQDVNSDLQLKNPQVNIAIDRDKAAALGVTAQQIQMALGSAYGTPQISLFYTSTNQYRVILTVLPPYQSNTAALARLYVRSTTGKLVPLSAVANFDLGVGPLQVNHVSQFTAATISFNLKPGVSLGDATEKIQQVARTIVPGRITASFQGSAQAFQSSISNLGLLLAVAILVIYIVLGILYESFIHPLTILSGLPSAGFGALLTLLIFKVDLNIYAFLGLILLVGIVKKNAIMMIDFALESQRKDGKDPEDAIYIACLVRFRPIMMTTVAALMGTLPIALGFGAGAETRQPLGLTVVGGLLFSQAITLYITPVIYLYLDRWEKKTNPALHEQEAQPIPDHQYAE encoded by the coding sequence ATGAATCCCTCCGCCCTGTTTATTCGCCGACCCATCACCACCACCTTGGTCATGCTCGGCATTTTCTTGTTTGGGCTCATCGCTTATCGTCTGCTGCCGGTCAATGACCTGCCCAATATCGATTTTCCGACCATCCAAGTCTCCGCAAACCTGCCCGGAGCCAGTCCCGACACGATGGCTGCGACCGTGGCGACGCCCCTGGAGCGCCAGTTTGCAACGATCCCTGGCCTCGATTCGATAAACTCGAGTAGTTCCCTGGGTAGCACCCAGATCACACTTCAGTTCAACCTCAGCCGCGAGATTGATGGGGCGGCCCAAGATGTACAGTCGGCTATCCAGGCGGCCTCCTCCCTCCTCCCTCCGGGATTACCTACCCCGCCTTCCTACCGCAAGGTCAATCCAGCCGACTCCCCGATTCTCTATCTTGCGCTGACCTCACCGACTTTGCCGCTGTCGGAGGTGGACGAATATGCCGAGACGGATATCGCTCAGCGCATCTCAATGGTCAACGGTGTTGCCCAGGTACAGGTCTTTGGAGCCCAGAAGTATGCAGTGCGCGTCATGCTGGACCCCTATGCACTGGCTACACGCGGCATCGGCATTGACGAAGTGCAGTCCGCCATTAAGACCGGCAACGTCAATCAGCCCACGGGCACGCTCAATGGAGACTACCAGTCCTACACCGTCAATACCGACGGTCAATTGACCAACGCCATGGCCTACCGCCAACTCGTAGTCGCCTACCGCAACGGGACACCAATTCGCCTGGAGCAACTAGGACGGGTAATCGACAGCGTGGAGAACGACAAGACGGCTGGCTGGTTTAACAATACCCGCTCCATTGTGCTTGCCATCCGGCGGCAGCCGGGGGTAAATACGATCGAAGTCGTCGATAGCATCAAAGAATTATTGCCCACCTTTCAGCTACAACTGCCTGCCCCTGTCAAGCTCGAAGTCCAGTTTGACCGCTCGCAATCGATCCGCGCTTCGGTGGAAGATGTGCAGTTCACCTTGGTCCTCACCATCGGTCTGGTGGTGATGGTGATCTTCTTGTTTTTGCGTAACTTCACCGCCACGCTCATCCCGAGTCTGGCTCTGCCCTTGTCGATTGTGGCGACCTTCTGTGTGATGTATCTGCTCGGCTTTAGCCTGGACAATATCTCGCTGGTGGCGCTCACGCTAGCCGTGGGTTTTGTCGTCGATGATGCCATTGTCGTCTTAGAGAATATTGTTCGTCATCAAGAGCTGGGCGAGGACCGGATGAGCGCTGCTTATAACGGTTCGCGCGAGATCTTCTTCACCATCCTCTCAATGACAATATCTCTGGTGGCGGTTTTTATCCCGGTCCTGTTTATGGGGGGTATCCTCGGTCGGCTGTTCAACGAGTTTGCAGTCACTATGTCTGTGGCGATCCTGGTGTCGGGCTTCATCTCGCTGACACTCACTCCGATGTTGTGTAGCCGCTTCCTGAGCGCCCCTGATCACGAGGCACAGCAGCGCAACGTGGCCTCCGAGCGCCTCTTTGACGGTCTGTTGCAGGGCTACCAACGCAGTTTGCAGTGGGTGTTGGGGCATCGCCCGCTGATGCTGCTGACGTTCACGGCCTTACTTGGCGCTACCATCGGGCTCTTTATCATCGTACCGAAGGGTTTTATCCCGACGGAGGATACCGGTCAGATAACAGCCAACACGGAGGCTGCCCAAGGTATTTCCTTCGGCGACATGATCCGCCACCAAAAAGAAGTCGCCGCTATTATTAGCCGCAATCCCTATGTCGATGCTTACAACTCCAGTGTCGGCAACGCAGCGAGCAACGCCGGACGCCTCTTCATCCGGTTGAAGCCCCGTTCTGAGCGTCCTAGTGCTGATGAGATCATCCAGGATTTGCGCAAGCAAGTGGCTGGTATCCCCGGCATCCGCGTCTACTTCCAGAACCCGCCCGCTATCCGCATCGGTGGTCAGCAGTCTAAGGCCTTGTACCAATACACGCTTCAGAGCCCCGATACCGACGAACTCTATAAAGTAGCCCCCGTTCTGGAAGCCAAATTGCGCACCCTCCCCGAATTGCAGGATGTCAACTCCGACCTCCAGCTAAAAAATCCCCAGGTCAATATCGCCATAGACCGCGACAAAGCCGCAGCCCTGGGAGTCACCGCCCAACAGATTCAGATGGCGCTAGGGAGCGCCTACGGCACCCCACAAATCTCGCTCTTCTATACTTCCACCAACCAATACCGGGTGATCCTCACGGTCTTGCCCCCCTACCAAAGCAATACTGCCGCGCTCGCCCGCCTGTACGTGCGCTCGACCACCGGCAAACTGGTCCCGCTCTCGGCAGTGGCAAACTTTGACTTGGGCGTTGGGCCATTGCAGGTCAACCACGTCAGCCAGTTCACCGCAGCCACCATTTCATTCAACCTCAAGCCCGGAGTTTCGCTAGGGGATGCCACAGAAAAGATCCAGCAGGTCGCACGCACCATTGTCCCCGGACGGATAACCGCCAGTTTTCAGGGCTCGGCTCAGGCCTTCCAGTCCTCGATCTCCAATCTGGGCCTGCTGTTGGCTGTGGCGATTCTCGTTATCTATATCGTATTGGGTATCCTCTACGAGAGCTTCATCCATCCCCTTACGATCCTCTCAGGACTACCCAGTGCTGGTTTTGGGGCGCTCTTGACCCTGCTTATCTTTAAGGTGGACCTCAATATCTATGCCTTTTTGGGCCTCATTCTGCTCGTAGGTATCGTCAAGAAAAACGCAATCATGATGATCGACTTTGCCCTGGAGTCCCAACGCAAGGACGGCAAGGACCCCGAGGACGCCATCTATATCGCCTGCCTCGTGCGTTTCCGCCCGATCATGATGACAACCGTAGCCGCTTTGATGGGTACCTTGCCTATCGCTCTCGGGTTCGGAGCCGGAGCCGAGACGCGCCAGCCCTTGGGTCTGACGGTAGTGGGGGGGCTGTTGTTCTCGCAAGCGATTACGCTCTACATCACTCCGGTCATTTATCTCTACCTTGACCGTTGGGAGAAGAAGACCAACCCCGCCCTGCACGAGCAAGAAGCCCAGCCTATTCCCGACCATCAGTACGCCGAATGA
- the trxB gene encoding thioredoxin-disulfide reductase — protein MAVENLVIIGSGPAGYTAAIYAGRANLKPVVFEGMEAGGLPGGQLMTTTEVENFPGFPEGIQGPQLMDRIRAQAERWGADLITEDVVTVDLSQRPFTIRSESHEVQAHSIIIATGATAKRLHLPGEREFWTKGISACAICDGATPMFRNAELAVVGGGDSAVEEAIYLTKYGSKVHLLVRSEKMRASKAMQDRALTNARVQIHWNTIPLSVYGDELLKGINLQNTQTHETSKLEVTGLFYAIGHSPNTQLFQGQLELDDVGYIVTRSHSVATNIEGVFAAGDVQDHEYRQAITAAGTGCMAALLAERWLSAQGLIEEYHQSVEASIEASYLPHGAEDLVVAPEEEPFNLSETYFTGGFALRKLYHESDKLIVVKYVAPGCGPCHVLKPILKKAVDEFTGKMHLVEIDIAAEPEIAQQAGVRGTPTLQFFKNTELMTQTMGMKQRKELIGLIQKFL, from the coding sequence ATGGCTGTAGAGAATCTGGTCATAATTGGTTCTGGCCCCGCCGGGTACACGGCAGCCATCTATGCGGGGCGGGCCAACCTGAAGCCCGTAGTCTTCGAGGGCATGGAGGCCGGGGGACTACCCGGTGGTCAACTCATGACCACGACTGAGGTTGAGAATTTTCCTGGCTTCCCCGAAGGCATCCAGGGACCGCAGTTGATGGACCGGATCCGGGCACAGGCTGAGCGTTGGGGGGCAGATCTCATCACGGAGGACGTAGTCACCGTAGACCTCAGCCAACGGCCTTTCACCATTCGCTCAGAGAGCCATGAAGTACAGGCGCACAGTATTATCATCGCCACAGGAGCCACGGCTAAGCGGCTACATCTGCCGGGGGAGCGGGAGTTTTGGACTAAGGGCATCTCGGCTTGTGCCATCTGCGACGGGGCGACCCCGATGTTCCGCAATGCTGAACTAGCCGTAGTCGGCGGAGGCGACAGTGCGGTGGAAGAAGCCATTTACCTGACCAAGTACGGCTCAAAAGTCCATCTGCTGGTCCGCAGCGAAAAAATGCGCGCCTCCAAGGCAATGCAGGACCGAGCACTGACCAATGCGCGCGTCCAGATCCACTGGAACACGATCCCGCTGAGTGTCTACGGCGACGAATTGTTGAAAGGCATCAACCTCCAGAACACGCAGACCCACGAGACCTCAAAGCTGGAAGTGACCGGTTTGTTTTATGCCATCGGACACTCCCCCAATACACAACTCTTTCAGGGGCAGTTAGAGTTGGATGACGTGGGCTATATCGTCACGCGTAGCCATTCGGTAGCGACCAATATCGAAGGGGTCTTTGCCGCCGGAGATGTACAGGACCATGAGTACCGGCAGGCGATCACTGCAGCGGGCACGGGTTGTATGGCGGCGTTGTTGGCAGAACGCTGGCTCTCGGCTCAGGGTCTGATCGAAGAGTATCACCAGTCGGTCGAAGCAAGCATCGAAGCCTCCTACCTGCCACATGGCGCTGAGGATTTGGTGGTTGCGCCTGAGGAGGAGCCCTTCAACCTCAGCGAGACTTATTTCACCGGCGGCTTCGCCCTGCGCAAGCTCTACCATGAGTCCGACAAGCTGATTGTGGTCAAGTATGTGGCTCCGGGCTGCGGTCCTTGCCATGTGCTCAAGCCCATTCTCAAGAAGGCGGTGGATGAGTTTACCGGGAAGATGCATCTGGTGGAGATCGACATTGCCGCTGAACCGGAAATTGCACAACAGGCGGGAGTCCGGGGGACGCCGACGCTCCAGTTCTTCAAAAACACTGAACTCATGACCCAGACTATGGGCATGAAGCAGCGCAAAGAATTGATTGGGCTCATCCAGAAATTTCTGTAA
- a CDS encoding efflux RND transporter periplasmic adaptor subunit gives MTETIDTEKSKRGRAIDSMPRTRSRNWLPIWLGGAAIGASLYLLNSQVANAPPVPKGKPPAPVTSARAERQAVPVQISSVGNVEATSTVAVRSQVDGQLLQIHFQPGQVVRQGQVLFSIDPQVAQAALAQAQAAVNKDLAAVEQAKAILLKDQAQLKAARTQLQRYQGLFAEQAISLESFDQYRTNVDALEATVRADAANIRSIEASANADRAAVTRAQVQLAYSTIRAPIDGRTGDLNFYAGNLIKANDTTPLITINRISPVYVTFNIPEDQLLAVRRAMGQGALKVAASAPGDAALSLGTLNFVNNTVDATTGTIKLKATFINRDSYLVPGQFVNTTLTLKTLSDAVVVPSQAVQTGQQGRYVFVIQANQQVEERPVTSTLTYKNMAVIDQGIRPGELVVTDGQLQLVPGTKVQLKNQPQETAQP, from the coding sequence ATGACCGAAACCATCGATACAGAAAAGTCAAAACGGGGACGGGCTATAGACTCCATGCCCCGCACCCGAAGCCGTAACTGGCTACCTATCTGGTTGGGAGGGGCCGCCATTGGAGCGAGCCTATATCTGCTCAACAGTCAAGTGGCTAACGCCCCTCCAGTACCCAAAGGAAAACCGCCAGCTCCGGTCACCAGTGCACGAGCTGAACGTCAGGCGGTTCCGGTGCAGATCTCTAGTGTCGGCAATGTCGAGGCAACTTCTACGGTTGCTGTGCGTTCCCAGGTCGATGGGCAACTACTCCAGATCCACTTCCAGCCGGGTCAGGTGGTCCGCCAGGGTCAGGTCCTGTTCTCGATAGACCCGCAGGTGGCCCAGGCTGCCCTTGCTCAAGCTCAAGCGGCAGTCAACAAAGACTTGGCGGCTGTTGAGCAAGCAAAAGCTATCTTGCTCAAAGACCAAGCGCAGCTCAAGGCAGCCCGCACCCAGCTACAGCGCTACCAGGGCTTATTTGCGGAGCAGGCGATCTCCTTGGAATCGTTTGACCAGTACCGCACCAACGTTGACGCTTTAGAGGCGACTGTGCGTGCCGATGCCGCCAACATCCGCAGCATCGAGGCGAGCGCCAACGCCGACCGAGCCGCCGTCACCAGGGCTCAGGTGCAGTTGGCTTACAGCACCATCCGTGCGCCCATCGACGGGCGCACGGGCGACCTCAATTTTTATGCTGGGAATCTCATCAAAGCTAACGACACTACCCCCCTAATCACGATTAACCGGATCAGCCCAGTCTATGTCACGTTCAATATTCCTGAAGATCAACTGCTCGCAGTCCGTCGCGCGATGGGTCAGGGTGCACTCAAAGTGGCAGCGAGCGCACCGGGCGACGCGGCCCTCAGTCTGGGCACGCTCAACTTTGTCAACAATACCGTTGACGCCACCACCGGCACGATCAAGCTCAAGGCCACCTTTATCAACCGCGACAGCTATCTGGTACCCGGTCAGTTTGTCAACACGACCCTGACCCTGAAGACTTTGAGCGATGCGGTGGTGGTTCCTTCCCAAGCAGTGCAGACCGGCCAGCAGGGACGCTATGTCTTTGTGATCCAAGCCAATCAACAGGTCGAAGAGCGGCCTGTGACAAGCACCCTCACCTACAAAAATATGGCTGTGATCGACCAAGGTATCCGTCCCGGCGAGCTTGTAGTCACCGACGGTCAACTGCAACTCGTACCAGGAACGAAGGTCCAGCTAAAAAATCAACCGCAAGAGACGGCACAGCCATGA